The Amorphus orientalis sequence ATCGCGCGCATCCCGCCGGCAATGCTCACCTGGGCGATGCCCTGGCCCATCACGCCGGCCCCCACGATACCGACGGTAAACTCCGGATCATTCACGTCGCGCATGTCTCGTCCCCGTTCCAACTTTTGCGTGACGCCTTCCTATCCGATTTTTTGCACGCGTGAAGCAGGGTGGACGCGAGACCGAAACCGCGTAGCTTGCGCGTCGACCCGAATGTGCCCCGCCGATCGGCACGCGGAGCCCTCTCCGCCGGTCCGGGCATCCCACCTCTCCGGCAGTCCGTCGCGGCCCGTGCGGCCAGAGGCGGCCTCCGCAAGATACCGATGGAGCGCGATGCGATGAGCGAAGACAAAGCCCCAGTCCTGATCGACCGTCCCGAACCCGGGGTGGCGGTGGTCCGCCTCAACCGGCCGGAGGCCCGCAACGCGCTCAACATGGCCACGCGCCGGGCGCTGGCCGACGCCTTTACCGCGCTTGCCGAGGACACCGAGGTGCGCGCGATCGTGCTCACCGGCGACGAGGCCGCCTTCGCCGCCGGCGCCGACCTGAAAGAGTTCGTGGACGCCGATCCGGTGGAGATCGCCAAGCGTCGGGTGGAGCGGCTGTGGGCGGCGATCTCGTCGACCCCGCAGCCGATCATCGCCGCCGTCAACGGCTACGCGCTCGGCGGCGGGCTGGAGCTTGCGATGATGACCGACATCATCGTTGCCGGCGAGAGTGCCCAGCTCGGCCAGCCGGAAGTCCGGGTCGGCATCATGCCCGGGGCCGGCGGCACCCAGCGGCTGACCCGCGCGGTCGGAAAGTATCACGCCATGCGGCTGTGCCTGACCGGAAAGCCGATCGCGGCCCCCGAAGCCCACGCGATCGGGCTGGTCAGCCAGGTGGTTCCGGACGCCGAAGTCTTCGAGACGGCGCTCGCCATGGCCAAGTCGATCGCCAAGATGCCGCCACTCGCCGTCGTCGCCGTCAAGGAGAGCATCCTCCAGGCGGAGAATTCCTCGCTGGAGGCGGGTCTTGCATTGGAGCGCAAGGCGTTCCAACTCCTGTTTGCGAGCAAGGACAAGTCGGAAGGCATGACGGCATTTCTGGAAAAGCGGCGGCCCTCCTTCACGGGCGAATGACCGCGAGCCGCATCGCTCGGCACATGCCTGTCGCTGTGGCCAACCGCCGCAGCGACATTCCGGTTTGCAAATTGGTGCTGGATTCCTTCTAAATTAAATGTGCTAGAAGGACCCGGCAGTGAGGGCCGCAAGGATCGGCCCAGCTCGCATCGGGGATAATACGGATCGGGCTTTCCACGAGTTTCCTCGTCGCCGTCGCTCGGCTAGGACAGGATGTGGAATTGGACTTGGTCCAAACTGCGAGATCAGCCAGTCTGGTTTCGACCGATCGAGGTGATGATGGATTACGAGAGCTTTTTCCGAGACCAGCTCGAGGCGCTTCGCGGCGAAGGCAACTATCGTGTGTTCGCCGATCTTGAGCGTCGCCAGGGCAGCTTCCCGCGGGCGGTGCGCCATGGCGGCGACGGCGCCTCGGAGGTCACGGTGTGGTGCTCCAACGACTATCTCGGAATGGGCCAGAACCCGCTCGTGCTCGACGCCATGCACGAGGCCATCGATCGCTGCGGCGCCGGCGCCGGCGGCACCCGCAACATCTCCGGCACCAACCATTATCACGTGCTTCTGGAGGACGAGCTCGCCGACCTGCACGGCAAGGAAGCCGCCCTCCTGTTCACCTCCGGCTACGTCTCCAACTGGGCCTCGCTGACGACGCTGGCCTCGCGCCTGCCCGGCTGCGTCGTGCTGTCCGACGAGATGAACCACGCCTCGATGATCGAGGGCATCCGCCACAGCCGCGCCGAGCGCCAGATCTTCAAGCACAACAGCCCCGAGGATCTCGACCGGCGCCTCGCCACCATCGAGCCCGGCCGGCCGAAGCTGGTCGCCTTCGAATCCGTCTATTCCATGGACGGCGACATCGCCCCCATCAGGGAACTGTGCGACGTGGCCGACAAGCACGGCGCGATGACCTATCTGGACGAGGTCCACGCCGTCGGCCTCTACGGCCCGCGCGGCGGCGGCATCGCCGAGCGCGAGGGGCTGATGGACCGGCTCACCCTGATCGAGGGCACGCTGGGCAAGGCGTTCGGCGTCGTCGGCGGCTACATCGCCGGCTCCGCGGCGCTCTGCGACTTCATCCGCTCGTTCGCCTCCGGCTTCATCTTCACCACCGCCCTGCCGCCCCACGTGGCCGCGGGGGCTGCCGCCTCCATCCGGCACCTGAAGACCAGCCAGTTGGAGCGCCAGCGCCACCAGGCGAACGTCGCCAAGGTGCGCCGCCGGCTCGACCAGATCGGCATCCCGACCATGCCGAACCCGAGCCACATCGTGCCGGTGATGGTCGGCGACCCGGTCAAGTGCAAGTGGATCAGCGACATCCTCCTGGAGAACCACGGCATCTACGTGCAGCCGATCAACTATCCGACCGTGCCCAAGGGAACCGAGCGGCTCAGGATCACGCCCTCGCCGCTCCACACCGACGCCGACATCGACCACCTCGTCACCGCGCTCGAGGGCCTCTGGTCCCAGTGCGCTCTGGCCCGCGCCGTCGCCTGACCGGCCTCTCCAAGGGTTCAGGATCCGTCAAAGGCCGCCGCGAGCGGCCTTTTTCGTGCGCGGCTGCGGCCCGCTGCGGTGCGCCGCGGGCGGCTCGTCGCAAGAGATCCTCACGCAAGCTTATCAAATGTAAATTCAGCCAACGTCTGGGGAGACGCTGATCACGTCCGGGGAAACAAGGACGATTGCCCGTCAGAGGGCGGTCGATGTTTTTCGCGCCGTTCATCTTATGGGACCCCGACATGCGCATCGTTCAGAGACTCAAGCTTCGCAGCCTGATGGCGACCGCCGCCGTGACCATGATCCTGCTGGCACTCGCAACCGTCAGCGGCATCGTCTATCTCCTGATTTCCGACCAGATCCAGACGGACGCTGTTGCGCGGCAGAATGCCAGTCTGCGGATTGCAGCGGAGATCGTCGAACGCGACCTGCCCGGCACCGAGATCGTCTGGTCCGCCAGCGGTGACGTCGAGCGCGTGATCATGGCGGATATCCCCGAGAGCTTTGCGGGCCATGACATGATCGACACCGTCGGCCGCCTGACGGGCGAGACCGCGACGATCTTCAAATGGGATCCGCAGACCCAGGATTTCTGGCGCAAGACCACCAACATCGTGAAGCCCGGCGGCGAGCGGGCGGTGGGCACCCAGCTCGGCCAGAGCGGCGCCGTCTACCCGGTGCTGCGGAGCGGCGAGACGTTCCGCGGAGAGGCCGTGATCCTCGGAACGCCCTACTACACGATCTACGAGCCGATCTATTCGCCTGCCGGCGAGATCAACGGCATCCTCTATGCCGGCGTGCGCAAGTCCGTCATCCATGCGCTGATGGGCGAGATCAGCAGCAAGCTTCTGATTGCATCCGCCCTGATCCTTATCGTGTCCGCGATCGCGATGACGCTGATCACGCGCTGGCTTCTGAGCCCGCTGCCGGTGCTGTCCGCCGTCACGAACCGTCTGGCCGAGGACGATCTGGAGGTCGACGTGCCCTTCGACGACTGGGAGAACGAGGTCGGCCAGCTCGCAAAGTCGGTCTCCACCCTCAAGCTCCGGGCCCAGGAGAGGCATGAGCTTGCCGCCGCCCAGCGGGCCGAGGAAGACCAGCGCCGGGACCGCCAGCACCGGGTCGAGACCGTCATTGCCCGGTTCCGCGAGCAGGCTGCATCGCTCACCGCCGCCGTGACCGAGACCGCCGCCAGCCTCGCGACCACCTCCCATACGCTGAACGAACTCGCCGGACAGGGCGCAGGCAAGGCGAGCGAGACCACGACGGCCAGCGACGAGACCAGCCGCAACGTGGAGACCGTCGCCTCCGCCGCCGAGGAGCTGATCGCGTCGATCTCAGAGATCTCGCGCCAGGTCGGCCGGACCACCGAGGTCGTCGATCGGGCGACGGAGGGCGCGCGCGACTCGAACGTGAAGATGCAGGGCCTGGCCGATGCCGCCACCCGGATCGGCGAGGTGGTGACCCTCATCGAGGACATCGCCGGCCAGACCAACCTGCTGGCATTGAACGCGACGATCGAAGCGGCCCGCGCCGGCGAGGCCGGCAAGGGCTTCGCCGTGGTGGCGGCCGAGGTGAAGGCGCTCGCCACCCAGACGTCGAAGGCCACCGGGGAGATTTCCGCGCAGGTGTCGGCAATCCAGGCATCGACGCAGGATGCGGTCGATACGATCGGCGGAATCGCGAGCACGATGACCGAGATCGACGAGTTCACCTCATCCATCGCTACCGCCATGGAGCAGCAGCGCGCGGCCACGGCGGACATCGCCGAAAACGTCCAGCACGCCGCCCGGGGAACCGGAGACGTCACCCGGAACATGTCCACCCTCTCCGCGATCGTCGATCAGACGGCGGACGTTGCCGAGGGCGTGCTCGGCGCGTCGGACACCATGTCCAGCAAGTCGACCGCCCTCGGCCGGGAAATCGACCGGTTCCTCGAGGAAGTCGCCGCAGCCTGACCGGGCCGCTCGGACCGGAGCGGTTGAGGGAACTCGACGAATCGCCCCGGCCATAGCACGATGACGGCGGCGATCGGCGCGGCTCCGCGTGCGGAACCCCGCCCGATCGCCGGGCGAGTATTGGCTGGGGAAGGACCGCGATGCGGAGAATCGGGGGCAGAGCTGCGGGTGCCGCTCTTGCGATCATGCTGGCAACGGCGCCGGGCTTTGGTGCCGAGACCTCGGACTGCGACATCGACGCGGTCGCCGGGGTCCTGAGCAAGGCGATGCGGGTTTCGATGCAGAGCACCGCCGACACCCTGACCACCGAGGAGATGCGCGCCCGGGTCGACGAGCTCAAGACGGATCCCGAAGCCCGCCGCGATTTCCTTTTCGGCTTCAAGCGCAGCTATCCCGAATGCTCCGAGGACGAGGCGCGTCAGGCTCTCGACATCGCCACCGGAAGCATGGACGACTATCTGGCCGAGACCGAATAGGGCTGGATCTAGTTCCGAACCACGACGCACGGGGCGCCCGCCGCCGAAATCCGCCGGCAGAGGCCCTGGGCGTCCGAGCGTGACGCGGCGCCGAGCTGCACAGCGTGGATCGCCCGCCGGCCGCGGCCCGGAACCCGCTTGGCGATGACCACCGGGGCCTGGTCCCGAAGATCGCCCGGCAGCTTCTGACGGGTGCGCGCAAACTGGCGCATGGCGATTGCCTGGCTCGCATGTCCGGCCACCTGGGCGCCCCACGGCGACCATCCCCCGCCGCCCGGCGGGCGTGGCGTGGTCCGCATCTGTCCCAACGCGACGACAAGCGCCTCGCAATCCACCGGCCTGTCGGCAACATCGTGGGGCCGCGCCGTCGGAACGGGCGGCGGCGGGACGGGCAAACCGGGATGCGGACCGGTGTCGATGGCGGCTACAGTCTCCGGTGCCGGCCCCGTGGCAACGACCGGCGGATCGTCCGGCTTGTCTGCCCAGGACGGCGGGAGATGGACCGGCGGATGGGGATTGGGGGTCAGGTCGAGGGCGGCCCGTTCCAGCGTCCTCTCGTGGCGGAAGCGCCAGTGCTCGGCGCTCCGCCCGGTGATGGCGTAGACGTAGTTCCGGGTCTCGTCGGGCAGGAAGCCGCCGCCGAGATAACCGCTCACGCGATCGGGTCCGGCGTTGTAGGCCATCGCAGCGAGCCCCCAGTGGCCCTCGAACCGGTCCGCGAGCCAGCGCAGCAGCGACGCGGAGGCCGGCAGCGCGGCCTTTGGCTCGAACGGATCGTCGAGGTCCCAGGCCCGGGCCGTATAGGGCATGAACTGGGCGATCCCCTGGGCGCCGACCGGGCTCACCGCATTCGGATCGAACCGGCTTTCCGTCCAGATCAGGCGAATGAAGAAATCGGCGGGGACGTCGTGCTCGTCCGCCGCGCCCATCAGCAGGCCGCAGAGCGCGGCGCGGCGCTCGGCCGGGCTCGGCTCGGATGCGGCACCGTGATCGCCGGAGCCATCGGCCGGTTTCTCCGCACGGTCATGGGCGCGCTCCCCGGCTGCCGGCGTCAGGCCATCGTCGACCCGCGTCAGCCGTGCGCCGCCGTCCTCCGGCGCCGTCCGGGCCGGCGCAGAGACCGCTCCCACCGACAGGAGCGCGAAAGCGAGAAGCAGCACGGTCGGCCGCATCGGTCTGGTCCATCTCGTCACAGACATCCGCGCCGGGATACCAACGGATCGGGGCGCTGGAATGACGGCGGCTCAGGCCGCGGGCGCGGTCTCGGCCGCGGGTCTGCGCCTCAGAACCGCCGTGTGGGCGGCAAGCGCCTTCGGCAGCGGACCGCCATAGGCCCAGTCCAGGAGCTGGACCGTGTGCACGATCGGCCGTTCGGTGGCCGGGCCGATCTGCGTCATGCAGCCGATGTTTCCGGTGGCGACGAGATCGGCGCCTGTAGCGTCGATATTGTCCGCCTTGCGCTGTTTCAGACGGTCCGCGATCTCCGGCTGCAGGATGTTGTAGACGCCTGCCGACCCGCAGCACAGGTGCCCTTCGGCCACGTCGAGCACGGTGAAGCCGGCCGTCGACAGGAGCGCTTTCGGCTGGGTGCGGATGCCCTGGCCGTGCTGCATCGAACAGGCCGAGTGATAGGCGACCCGCGCGCTGGTAGACCGCATCGGCGCGCCGAGATCCACGTCGGCGAGCACTTCCGACACATCCCTGGCCCGGGCGGAGATTTCGGCCGCCTTGTCGGCATAGTCCGGGTCGTCGGCGAGCAGGTGCCCGTAATCCTTGATCGTGGTGCCGCACCCGGAGGCGGTGATCGCGATCGCGTCGATCCCCTCGCCCTGAAGCTCGGGCCACCAGGCATCGATGTTGCGCCGGGCGGCGGTCTTCGCGTCGTTCTCCCAGCCCATGTGATGGACCAGCGCGCCGCAGCAGCCCTCGCCGGCCGGCCGGACGATCTCGTAGCCGGCCCGGGTCAGAAGCCGGCAGGCGGCGGCGTTGATGTCGGGGGCAAGAACCGACTGCACGCATCCGGTCGGAACGATGATGCGTCCCAGCCGGGGCGCGACCGCGCGCGCCACGCCGGGCCCGGTCTCCGCCGGCTTGCGGGGCAGCGAGGCCGGCGCCAGCCGCAGCATCGCGCCGAGCCGCGCGGTCTGCCGGCGCGCGAGCAGGCCGGCGAAGGGACGGCCGAGCACCGACAGGCGCACCGCCCAGCGGAACCGGTTCGGATAGGGAAGGATCGCGGCCAGGAGCCGGCGGATCGCCCGGTCGTGCCAGGGCCGCTTGTAGGTGCGTTCGATGTGGGCACGGGCGTGATCGACGAGGTGCATGTAGTTCACGCTCGACGGGCACGTCGTCATGCAGGACAGGCACGACAGGCAGCGGTCGATGTGCTTGACCACCTGGCCGGTGGCGGGCGCATCGGCCTCCAGCATGTTCTTGATCAGGTAGATCCGCCCGCGCGGACTGTCGAGCTCGTCTCCCAGGAGCACGAAGGTCGGACAGGTCGCGGTGCAGAAGCCGCAGTGCACGCAGCGGCGCAGGATCGCTTCGGATCGGGCGGTCTGGGGGTCGGCGAGCTGGGCGAGCGTGAATGCGGTCTGCATGGCCTTGTCTCAAGCCCGGGGGCGAGCGACCCCCGGGACGCTTCGGTTATCTCAGACCAGCCAGGTCTGCGGATTCTCGATCGGCTCGCTCTTGCCCGTCGCCTGCAATCCCTTCACGCAGCGCACGACGCCCCAGATGGCGACGGCGATGAACAGGAGAAAGCCGATCCCGACGACCGCGAGCACGGCGCTGATCAGGCTGTAGAGCAGGCCGATCCAGAACGTGCGGATCTGGTACGTGTAGTGGCTGACGACCCATCCGTCGGCCTTGCCGCGGCTGATATAGGCGAAGATCACGCCGACGATCGCCGTCACGCCGACCACGAGGCTGGCGAGATAGAGCACGTAGATCAACTGGAGATTGGACTTTCCCGGATCGAACATGCCGGGCTGGGTCTGGGAGGAGGCGACCGGGTCGCTCATCTGGGAGGCTCCTTCTTCGATGGTCCGAACCGCGCCGCCGGCTTGAGCGACGCCCCCGGGAGAATCGCCGATCTCCGCGACAGGTCAATGATCCGTCCACATCCGGTTCGGGTTGAGAACCCCCGAAGGGTCGAACTGGGCCTTGATCCGCCGGCTGAGCGCTGCCACGCCCGGCGCCTCGGGCTGAAACGGCGCAACCGTCCGTCGGGTTTCCTCCGGTGCCCGAATCAGCGTCGCGTGCCCGCCGCCGCGATCGGCGACGGCCCGCCGGATCGCCTCGGCGCCGGCATTGCCCGCAGCGGACGTCTCGATCCAGACAAGCCCCCCGCCCCAGTCGTACCAGGCGCGCAGCTCGCGTTCGGAGCGGATGGCCGCCACCAGCTCCGGCCCCGCGCTCGGCGCCACGGAGACGCGCCACACCGCCGTATCCGACGACGCGGCGAAGGCAAGGCAATCACGGACGCCGCGCCACAAGGCCCCGGTCGGTTCCTCCGCCAGGACGCGCGGCCGGCCGAACGGCTTGAGCAGGGCCGCGAGGGCGTCGAGCCGGGCCCTCACCGAGGCGGCGAAGCCCTCCAGCCGGACCGCCGTCACGGCTCCCTCCGGAGCGTCGATGCCGGCGAGGCCCGCCACGGTGTCGGCCGGAAGGTGGGCCGCGCCTGAGACATCGGCAGGGGATCCGAGCGCCGCCGACAGCGCCTTGACGGCGGCCGCATCCGACAGGCCGTCGAGCACGAGGGTCGCCGCCATCTCGCTCACCGGCAGCACCTTGACGGTCACGGCCGTCAGAACCGCCAGCGTTCCCCAGGAGCCGGCAAGGCCGCGGGCGAGGTCATAGCCGGTGACGTTCTTCACCACCCGGCCGCCGGACTTGAAGATCTCCGCCCGGCCGGACACCGCCTCGATCCCGAGCGCGTGGTCGCGCGCCGCTCCCGAACGGATCCGGCGCGGCCCGGACAGGTTCGCGGCGATCAGCCCGCCCAGCGTTCCCTCGCCCGGCGTGCCGCCCAGCAGGGCTGAATAATCGCACGGCTCGAAGGCGAGTTCCTGCCCCGCTTCCGAAAGGGCCGCCCGGATCTCGGCAAGCGACGTTCCGGCCCGCGCCGACAGCACCAGCTCTTCCGGCTCGTAGAGGGTGATGCCGGACACGGCGGAAAGATCGAGCACATGCCCGGCCGCCACCGGCCGGCCGATTGCCCGTTTGCTGCCGGTCCCAAGAACTTCGAGCGGGGTTTCGGTCGCGACCGCCCATTCCACGACCTCGCGCACCGCTTCGGGCGTATCGGGCCGGCTGGTTTCGATCCGCATGTCGGCCAAAGCCATGGCGCCTCAGAACCTCGGAATGTCGGGAAAAGGCAGCGCGCCGCGGTGGATGTGCATCCGGCCAAGCTCGGCGCACCGGTGCAGGGTCGGGAACACCTTGCCCGGATTGAGCAGGTGCTTCTCGTCGAAGGCGCACTTGACCCGCTGCTGCTGTTTCAGGTCGTCCTCGGTGAACATCGCCGGCATTAGGTCGCGCTTTTCGACCCCCACCCCGTGCTCCCCGGTCAGGCAGCCGCCGACCTCGACGCACAGCTTCAGGATCTCGCCGCCGAACTCCTCCGCCCGCTCCAGCTCGCCCGGCTTGTTGGCATCGTAGAGGATCAGCGGATGCAGGTTGCCGTCGCCGGCGTGGAACACGTTCGCCACGCCGAGCCCGTAGGTCTGCGACAGCTCGCCCATCCGGTGCAGGACCTGGGGCAGCATCTTGCGGGGGATCGTGCCGTCCATGCAGTAGTAGTCGGGCGAAACCCGCCCCACCGCCGGGAAGGCCGCCTTGCGGCCGGCCCAGAACCGCGCCCGCTCCTCCTCCGACTGGGAGACGCGGATGTGGGACGCCCCGTTGGCGCGGGCGTGATGCTCGACCTTCTCCAGGAGATGATCGACCTCGACCGCCGGCCCGTCGAGTTCCACGATCAAGAGCGCCTCGCAGTCGCGCGGATAGCCGGCGTGGACGAAATCCTCCGCCGCCAGGATCGCCGTTTTGTCCATCATCTCCATGCCGGCCGGAATGATGCCGGCGGCGATGATTTCGGCCACGCACGAGCCGGCCGCCTCGCTGGACGGAAACCCGATCAGGAGCGCCCGCGCCGTCTCCGGGGCCTTCAGGATGCGCACCGTGACCTCGGTGACGACCGCCAGAAGCCCCTCCGATCCGACCATGAACGCCAGCAGGTCGTAGCCGCCGGAATCGAGATGGCGGCCGCCGATCCGCATCACCTCGCCGGTGATCAGGACCACTTCCAGCCCGAGCACGTTGTTGGTGGTGAGCCCGTATTTGAGGCAGTGCACCCCGCCGGCATTTTCCGCGACGTTGCCGCCGATCGAACAGGCGATCTGGGACGAGGGATCCGGCGCATAGTAGAAACCGTTCGCCTCCACCGCCCGGGTCACCCCAAGGTTGGTGACGCCCGGCTGGGCGCGCACGATCCGGTCCTCGAAGTCGATCTCCAGGATGCGGTTGAACTTCGTCATCGACAGGAGAACCGCGTCCGCCAGCGGCAGCGCGCCGCCCGACAGCGACGTCCCTGCCCCGCGCGGCACAACCTTGACGTCATTCTCGTAGCAGTACGCAAGGACGCGGCTGACCTGATCGACCGTCTCAGGCAGGACCACGACGAGCGGCGTCTGGCGGTAGGCCGTCAGCCCGTCGGATTCGTAGGCCCGCATCTCCACATCGTCGACGATCACCCCTTCGCCGGGCACGATTTTCCTGAGATCCGCTGCGATTTCGCTGCGCCGTCCGAGCGTTTCCCGGCTCGGCTCCGGCATGGCCAGTGCAGTCATCCGTCCTCCCCGGCGGCCCGGTGATCCGGTTTCCGCCGCGCCGGCGTCTGGACATGCCGAACGCCGGCCATACTTATTGACTTTCGACCGGCCTCTCGGACCGGTTTGCTCAGAAGTTGTAGAAGCGGGATCGGCCGGATCCAGGATTTTCTGGATTGGCCGCACCAAAACCGCCCACGCCCGGACAGGTTGCCACAGAATGAGCGACATCACCGACATGGAAATTTTCGCTCGCGTCGTCGGAGCCGGCTCCATGTCGGCCGCCGGACGCGAGATGGGCCTGTCGCCCGCCGTGATTTCCAAACGAATCCGCCGGCTGGAAACCCGTCTCGGCACCCGTCTCCTGCAGCGGACCACCCGCCAGCTCGCGCTGACGGAAGCGGGCCAGGGCTACTATGAGCGGGTGCTGGGCATCCTGGCATCTATCGAGGAGGCGGAAACCTTTGTAACCCGCCGCTCGACCATGGCGCGCGGGACGCTGAAGGTCTCGGCCCCCACCTCGTTCGGGCGGCTTCACATCGCCCCTCACCTCAAGCGCTTCATCGAGCTGCACGACGATCTTCAGATCAACCTGGTCCTGTCCGACAGCTTCGTGGATGTGGTCGCGGAAGGCTACGATCTGGCCATCCGCATCGCGGAGCTCGACGATTCGAGCCTCGTGGCGCGGCGGCTCGCCCCCGTCCACCGGGTTTTGTGCGCAGCACCGTCCTATCTGGAAAGCCACGGCACGCCGGCTTCGATCGCCGACCTGGAGGACCACGTCACCCTGGCTGCGGCCCAGCAGATCCCCTGGCACCTGGACGGACCGAAGGGCGAGGTCGTGGTGCGCCCGAGCGGTCCGCTCTCCACCAACTCCAGCGAGGTCGTCCGCGAGGCCGTGCTGTCCGGTCTCGGCGTGGCGCTGCGCTCGACCTGGGACGTGGGGCCGGATCTCGCCGCGGGGCGGCTGCGGATCGTGCTGCCGAACTACCGCGCGTCGGACCGGGTCGCGGTCCACGCGATCTATCCCACCCGCCGGTTCGTGCCGGCCAAGGTGCGGCTGTTCATCGATTTCCTGGCCGATCTCTATGCGCCCCACCCCTATTGGGACGAGGGGCTTCAGGACGCGGTTCCGGAGATGGAGAAGGAGCCCGCACGGCCCTGAGCACGAACCCGGACGCACGTCGCCGCAGCGGCAATGGCGGCGGGAAGCGTTCTGTTGCGCGTTGCTCATGACGAGCGGCCCCGTTATTAGTGCCCGGGAGTGAAATTCACGATTGAGGACGACAGATGGCTGAGCACAGCTCCGGCGGCGCGCACGCGGCCAGCGACGAAGGTCACATGAATGCGATGGACTACGCCGAGCACGAGCGCACGTATGGCGGCTTTCTCAAGGTCCTCAAGTGGGGCACCATCACGGTCGTCATCATCCTGGCGCTGATGGGTCTGTTCCTGACCTGATCCCGCGTCCGGGGAGGTCCGGCGGCATTCGCCGGATCCGGACGGCCCGCCGTGTTGGACAGACACTGCCGGCGTCGACCACACTTGTGGCGTCGCCCAGTCGACCTGAGCCGTTTCCGATCGGCGGGAAGTCCCGGCCGACGGCGAGGGCTTCTGTTTCCGTACCATGAGCGAGTTCCGTGCGTTCGCACCGGTTCAGTCTGAACGGAA is a genomic window containing:
- a CDS encoding LysR family transcriptional regulator, which codes for MSDITDMEIFARVVGAGSMSAAGREMGLSPAVISKRIRRLETRLGTRLLQRTTRQLALTEAGQGYYERVLGILASIEEAETFVTRRSTMARGTLKVSAPTSFGRLHIAPHLKRFIELHDDLQINLVLSDSFVDVVAEGYDLAIRIAELDDSSLVARRLAPVHRVLCAAPSYLESHGTPASIADLEDHVTLAAAQQIPWHLDGPKGEVVVRPSGPLSTNSSEVVREAVLSGLGVALRSTWDVGPDLAAGRLRIVLPNYRASDRVAVHAIYPTRRFVPAKVRLFIDFLADLYAPHPYWDEGLQDAVPEMEKEPARP
- a CDS encoding FAD-linked oxidase C-terminal domain-containing protein codes for the protein MTALAMPEPSRETLGRRSEIAADLRKIVPGEGVIVDDVEMRAYESDGLTAYRQTPLVVVLPETVDQVSRVLAYCYENDVKVVPRGAGTSLSGGALPLADAVLLSMTKFNRILEIDFEDRIVRAQPGVTNLGVTRAVEANGFYYAPDPSSQIACSIGGNVAENAGGVHCLKYGLTTNNVLGLEVVLITGEVMRIGGRHLDSGGYDLLAFMVGSEGLLAVVTEVTVRILKAPETARALLIGFPSSEAAGSCVAEIIAAGIIPAGMEMMDKTAILAAEDFVHAGYPRDCEALLIVELDGPAVEVDHLLEKVEHHARANGASHIRVSQSEEERARFWAGRKAAFPAVGRVSPDYYCMDGTIPRKMLPQVLHRMGELSQTYGLGVANVFHAGDGNLHPLILYDANKPGELERAEEFGGEILKLCVEVGGCLTGEHGVGVEKRDLMPAMFTEDDLKQQQRVKCAFDEKHLLNPGKVFPTLHRCAELGRMHIHRGALPFPDIPRF
- a CDS encoding aa3-type cytochrome c oxidase subunit IV; this translates as MAEHSSGGAHAASDEGHMNAMDYAEHERTYGGFLKVLKWGTITVVIILALMGLFLT